In Helicobacter mastomyrinus, a single genomic region encodes these proteins:
- a CDS encoding DUF2393 domain-containing protein: MIENLKAILMQMASYFSIYEIAILLVIFFVFIMIFTLALLLRGRKFIAGFFFFLSAGVIISTPFTLQFVMQKVLYKIDVDITQAHIMQYTKGFFVAGNITHKGKITINECAISVNEVRDEKGNKIIKMLNSIFPKSSSHTNIDIDIGVGEQKYFAVIVPHPKAKEPFLYRIYVDCYQSNKFAQKMNKKAQKQSSSIIKPQMPTYEPQTLADEKEEDSIIQEHIEADIQDTTSSNEEHSQP, from the coding sequence ATGATTGAGAATCTTAAAGCCATTTTGATGCAAATGGCTTCGTATTTTTCGATTTATGAAATTGCTATTCTCTTAGTGATTTTTTTTGTTTTTATTATGATTTTTACACTGGCACTTTTATTGCGAGGGCGGAAGTTCATAGCAGGATTTTTCTTTTTTCTCTCTGCAGGGGTAATTATTAGTACACCTTTTACATTGCAATTTGTTATGCAAAAAGTGCTTTATAAAATTGATGTGGATATTACTCAAGCTCATATTATGCAATACACAAAAGGCTTTTTTGTCGCTGGTAATATTACACATAAAGGCAAGATTACTATTAATGAATGTGCTATTAGTGTCAATGAAGTGCGTGATGAAAAGGGTAATAAAATCATAAAAATGCTTAATAGCATTTTCCCCAAGAGTTCATCACATACTAATATTGATATTGATATTGGAGTAGGTGAGCAAAAGTATTTTGCAGTCATTGTCCCACACCCAAAAGCTAAAGAGCCATTTTTATATAGAATCTATGTAGATTGCTATCAATCTAATAAATTTGCACAAAAAATGAATAAAAAAGCTCAAAAGCAAAGCTCTAGCATTATTAAGCCGCAAATGCCTACCTATGAACCACAGACTTTGGCTGATGAAAAAGAGGAGGATTCTATAATCCAAGAGCATATAGAGGCAGATATACAAGATACTACTTCTTCAAATGAGGAGCATTCTCAGCCTTAG
- a CDS encoding bifunctional riboflavin kinase/FAD synthetase, translating into MKSFLSMVENENVRGIALGKFDGMHLAHRALFTHLPPQSVLLCIESTGNLLTPHKELYSPYPIISVAFEEIMQWSGEYFMQILKDKFPLLQTIVVGYDFAFGKDRAFNASDLPHLFSGEVIIVPQFCINGIGVHSSLIREFIRYGDMENANAMLGRYYAIQGRVITGQNLGAKALYATINLHTQRYVLPQDGVYASFTRVNDEILPSVCFVGHRLSTDRAFSIESHILEKEIYLKSNVTDIYFVQKIRDNQSFSDLSLLKKRITQDIIESKQILSHVQIPS; encoded by the coding sequence ATGAAGAGTTTTTTATCTATGGTAGAAAATGAAAATGTGCGTGGCATAGCATTAGGGAAGTTTGATGGTATGCACTTGGCGCACAGGGCATTATTTACTCATTTGCCCCCTCAAAGTGTGCTTTTATGTATAGAAAGCACAGGCAATTTGCTCACACCGCATAAAGAGCTATATAGCCCCTATCCTATCATCTCTGTAGCGTTTGAGGAGATTATGCAATGGAGTGGGGAGTATTTTATGCAGATTCTAAAAGATAAATTTCCATTGTTGCAAACCATAGTGGTGGGCTATGACTTTGCCTTTGGGAAAGACAGGGCATTTAATGCAAGTGATTTGCCTCATCTTTTTAGCGGAGAGGTGATTATCGTGCCGCAATTTTGCATTAATGGTATAGGGGTGCATTCAAGCTTGATTAGGGAGTTTATCCGCTATGGTGATATGGAGAATGCAAACGCTATGCTTGGGCGATACTATGCCATACAAGGTAGAGTTATCACGGGACAGAATCTTGGCGCAAAGGCACTCTATGCGACGATTAATCTCCACACGCAGCGTTATGTATTACCCCAAGATGGTGTATATGCAAGTTTTACCCGTGTAAATGATGAGATATTGCCAAGTGTGTGCTTTGTGGGACATCGCCTTAGCACAGATAGGGCTTTTAGCATAGAAAGCCACATACTTGAGAAAGAGATATATCTTAAAAGCAATGTAACGGATATTTACTTCGTGCAAAAAATCCGCGATAATCAAAGCTTTAGCGATTTAAGCTTATTAAAAAAGCGTATCACGCAAGATATTATAGAATCTAAGCAGATTCTCTCCCACGTTCAAATACCCTCTTAA
- a CDS encoding branched-chain amino acid transaminase translates to MKESQYIWKDGKLVPWAEATTHILSHTLHYGNAVFEGTRAYMTKKGLAIFRLKEHIRRLLDSAKIVCIKSPYTQEELEKAHIELLRANRNDYHGNVYIRPIMYLGYGVMGVSHINAPVNVAIAAWEWGAYLGEDGINNGIKVKTSSFVRNPTKAMMGKAKVAANYLNSQMAKHEALSCGCDEALLLDDNGFVAEGSGECFFIVRNGKLVTPPYDNTLESITQATTIELARDMGIPIEQRRITRDEVYIADEAFFTGTAAEITPVRELDARVIGNGKAGEMTKKLQEAFFGLVNGENPKYAHYLTYID, encoded by the coding sequence ATGAAAGAGTCTCAATATATTTGGAAAGATGGTAAGCTTGTGCCATGGGCAGAGGCGACCACACATATTTTAAGCCATACCTTGCATTATGGCAATGCCGTATTTGAAGGCACAAGGGCTTATATGACAAAAAAAGGGCTTGCCATTTTCCGCTTGAAGGAACATATAAGGCGGCTTTTAGATTCTGCTAAGATTGTATGTATTAAATCCCCCTATACACAAGAGGAGCTAGAAAAGGCACATATCGAGCTTTTGAGGGCAAATCGCAATGATTATCACGGCAATGTGTATATCCGCCCTATTATGTATTTAGGCTATGGCGTGATGGGTGTAAGCCATATTAATGCTCCTGTAAATGTGGCGATTGCTGCGTGGGAGTGGGGTGCATATCTAGGAGAAGATGGTATTAATAATGGCATTAAGGTTAAAACAAGCTCTTTTGTTCGCAATCCCACTAAGGCAATGATGGGTAAGGCAAAAGTAGCAGCAAATTATCTTAACTCTCAAATGGCAAAGCACGAGGCCCTTAGTTGTGGCTGTGATGAGGCATTATTACTTGATGATAATGGCTTTGTGGCGGAAGGAAGTGGGGAGTGCTTCTTTATCGTGCGTAATGGCAAGCTTGTTACACCCCCTTATGATAATACTTTAGAATCTATCACGCAAGCTACCACAATCGAGCTTGCTAGAGATATGGGAATCCCCATCGAGCAACGTCGCATTACTCGTGATGAGGTATATATCGCTGATGAGGCATTTTTTACGGGGACAGCAGCGGAGATTACGCCTGTGCGTGAGCTTGACGCACGAGTGATAGGAAATGGTAAGGCAGGAGAGATGACAAAAAAACTGCAAGAAGCCTTTTTTGGGCTTGTGAATGGGGAGAATCCAAAATACGCCCATTATTTGACTTATATTGATTAA
- a CDS encoding SPFH domain-containing protein produces the protein MPIDLNEHLKKKRAQIDEKSNETKREPSNGNNGGGNRPNGGNNRGGNNFNIESFPMPSMPSGKSLGIIIIVALLIVIFIAARPFVIVNAGEVGIKVTTGKYDPKPLDPGLHFFIPIIQDVIIVDVKVRTINFSRIEDMGNIGREQSILRNDAINVMDTSGMTISIELTVQYQLERDKVPATIAEYGTAWEQKIINPVIRDVVRSAVGNYPTEELPTKRDEVANLIHNGFQSKLEATPNQPVKLVSIQLREIVLPEQVKTRIEGVELAKRDAQKAKEEANALRERAKGKADALEIEAKGQSEANRLVNESLSQRLLELRQIETQGKFNEALKENTNAQIFLTPGGAVPNIWVDSKSKQKSAVVGQ, from the coding sequence ATGCCTATTGATTTAAATGAACATTTGAAGAAAAAACGCGCTCAAATTGATGAGAAATCAAATGAAACTAAACGTGAGCCAAGTAATGGCAATAATGGTGGTGGAAATCGCCCTAATGGTGGAAATAATCGAGGTGGCAATAACTTCAATATAGAATCTTTCCCTATGCCCTCTATGCCTAGTGGTAAGTCTTTGGGGATTATTATTATCGTTGCGTTGCTGATAGTGATTTTTATCGCGGCACGTCCTTTTGTGATAGTGAATGCTGGGGAAGTGGGTATCAAGGTAACTACCGGTAAATATGACCCTAAACCGCTTGACCCGGGATTACACTTTTTTATACCTATTATTCAAGATGTGATTATCGTTGATGTGAAAGTGCGGACGATTAACTTCTCACGTATTGAGGATATGGGAAATATCGGGCGGGAGCAAAGTATTCTGCGCAATGACGCTATTAATGTGATGGATACAAGCGGTATGACTATTTCCATAGAGCTTACCGTGCAATATCAGCTAGAGCGCGATAAAGTTCCGGCTACTATTGCAGAATATGGCACAGCGTGGGAGCAAAAAATCATTAATCCCGTTATCCGCGATGTGGTGCGTAGTGCAGTGGGGAATTATCCCACAGAGGAGCTTCCTACCAAACGCGATGAAGTGGCAAATCTTATCCATAATGGCTTTCAAAGCAAACTTGAGGCAACACCCAATCAACCTGTGAAGCTTGTCTCTATTCAGTTGCGTGAGATTGTTTTACCCGAGCAGGTGAAAACACGTATTGAGGGCGTGGAACTTGCTAAAAGGGACGCGCAGAAGGCAAAAGAAGAGGCAAATGCTTTACGTGAGAGAGCAAAGGGTAAGGCTGATGCGCTGGAGATTGAGGCAAAGGGGCAGAGTGAGGCAAATCGCCTTGTTAATGAGAGTCTCTCTCAAAGATTGCTAGAATTGCGACAGATTGAAACACAGGGGAAATTTAATGAGGCACTTAAAGAAAATACTAACGCACAGATATTTTTAACACCAGGCGGGGCTGTGCCAAATATTTGGGTAGATTCTAAAAGTAAGCAAAAAAGTGCTGTGGTAGGGCAATAA
- the abc-f gene encoding ribosomal protection-like ABC-F family protein — protein MNLLSLQDVSKQYEHKVILNRIVLHISEYERIAIVGKNGSGKSSLLNIIAGQIDTDSGERINIKHLKILSLHQKPFFSPQASVKDVLIESMREIKAAHERLEELHSIMAQTNESSKETSEEYERLSTYLSTYRGWDLQALVDEILTRFELESFKDRLANSLSGGEQKRIALASLLLQPCDILLLDEPTNHLDVQMVQFLESFLLQSHLTLVFISHDRYFIDKVATRIIELDEGILRSFDGGYMDYLSKKAEILKNMDREHQKLLKILKSEEEWLRRGVRARTKRNEGRKNRILTMREEAKKNPSLIRKMRLELEREQKSFNQSHSANNQKCLFEIEHISKSIGGKCLIKDLSLRILARDKIAIVGKNGSGKSSFLKMLLGEQKPDSGVIKVGDIRIGYFDQHITMLDDSKDLLETFCPNGGEHIDVRGKHLHVYGYLKHFLFPKELLTQKIGFLSGGEKNRVALALLFTKAVDVLVLDEPTNDLDIQTINIIEEYLLSLSCAVIFVSHDRYFIDKLAQKLLIFEGEGKITQSSMLYSEYLAMQEDLYEIEHFESTLQTDTKIEIKAQSYHREDSQNNLKKPSKLSYKESRALQSLPNEIECLEKRQKELQDALSNPHIYEQYGISTLAAELAQVEQELESKITQYLLLEEKNAPFCSKA, from the coding sequence ATGAATCTCCTCTCCCTGCAAGATGTCAGCAAGCAATACGAGCATAAAGTTATCTTAAATCGTATTGTCTTGCATATCTCAGAATATGAACGTATAGCTATTGTAGGTAAAAATGGTTCGGGTAAATCAAGCCTTTTAAATATCATTGCCGGGCAAATAGATACTGATAGCGGGGAGCGTATCAACATCAAACATTTAAAGATTCTATCCCTTCATCAAAAGCCCTTTTTCTCTCCTCAAGCAAGCGTCAAAGATGTGCTTATAGAAAGTATGCGTGAGATAAAGGCTGCGCACGAGCGGCTAGAGGAACTGCATAGTATAATGGCTCAAACAAATGAGTCTAGCAAGGAAACAAGCGAGGAATATGAGCGATTAAGTACGTATTTAAGCACATATAGGGGCTGGGATTTACAAGCATTAGTTGATGAGATTCTCACACGTTTTGAATTAGAATCCTTTAAAGATAGATTGGCAAATTCCCTTAGCGGAGGAGAGCAAAAGCGTATAGCCCTAGCAAGTTTGCTTTTGCAACCTTGTGATATTTTATTGCTTGATGAGCCTACAAACCACCTTGATGTGCAAATGGTGCAGTTTTTAGAATCTTTTTTGTTGCAATCGCATTTGACTTTGGTGTTTATTAGTCATGATAGATATTTTATTGATAAAGTAGCAACGCGTATCATAGAGCTTGATGAGGGGATTTTGCGTAGTTTTGATGGTGGTTATATGGACTATCTTAGCAAAAAAGCAGAGATTTTAAAAAATATGGATAGGGAGCATCAAAAGCTACTTAAAATACTTAAAAGCGAGGAGGAGTGGCTAAGGCGAGGTGTGAGAGCGCGGACTAAGCGTAATGAGGGGCGCAAGAATAGAATCTTAACTATGCGCGAGGAAGCGAAGAAAAATCCATCACTTATACGTAAAATGCGCCTAGAGCTAGAGAGGGAGCAAAAATCTTTTAATCAATCTCATAGCGCAAATAATCAAAAATGCCTTTTTGAGATTGAGCATATCTCTAAAAGCATAGGCGGAAAATGCTTGATAAAAGATTTGAGTTTAAGAATCTTAGCGCGGGATAAAATCGCTATTGTAGGCAAAAATGGCTCGGGTAAATCAAGCTTTTTAAAAATGCTGCTTGGAGAGCAAAAGCCTGATTCTGGTGTGATAAAAGTCGGTGATATCCGCATAGGGTATTTCGATCAGCATATCACTATGCTTGATGATAGCAAGGATTTGCTAGAGACCTTTTGCCCTAATGGCGGAGAACATATCGATGTGCGTGGCAAACATTTACACGTCTATGGATATTTGAAACATTTTTTGTTTCCTAAGGAATTACTCACCCAAAAGATTGGATTTTTAAGCGGAGGGGAGAAAAATCGCGTGGCTTTAGCCTTGCTTTTTACCAAAGCTGTTGATGTATTAGTCCTTGATGAGCCTACAAATGATTTAGATATACAGACGATTAATATCATTGAGGAATACCTCTTAAGTCTCTCTTGTGCGGTGATTTTCGTAAGCCACGATAGATATTTTATTGATAAACTAGCCCAAAAGCTATTGATTTTTGAAGGTGAGGGTAAGATCACGCAAAGCAGTATGCTATATAGCGAGTATTTAGCTATGCAGGAGGATTTGTACGAGATAGAGCATTTTGAATCTACCTTGCAAACGGATACAAAGATAGAGATAAAGGCACAGAGCTATCATAGAGAGGATTCTCAAAACAATCTCAAAAAGCCTAGCAAACTCAGCTACAAAGAAAGTAGAGCTTTGCAATCTTTGCCAAATGAAATTGAGTGTTTGGAAAAGCGGCAAAAGGAGTTACAAGATGCTTTAAGTAACCCCCACATTTATGAGCAATATGGCATTAGCACTTTAGCAGCAGAGTTAGCTCAAGTGGAGCAGGAGCTAGAGAGTAAAATCACACAATATCTTTTACTGGAGGAGAAAAATGCGCCTTTTTGCTCTAAAGCTTAA
- the hisIE gene encoding bifunctional phosphoribosyl-AMP cyclohydrolase/phosphoribosyl-ATP diphosphatase HisIE, producing the protein MQDLLGLIDWERYELIPTIVQEEQSGEILMLAYSSKQSLELTLQTQLAHYFSRSKRRIWQKGEQSGHIQHIKAIKLDCDNDSLIFIVHQIGVACHTGEKSCFFKAFTCEDSQSKQSTLMLQTSHTQGIYHILDELYHIIQERKYQNPKESYSASLLSKGINSIAKKIVEEAGELCFALKDKEESAIIYECADLLYHTLVGLAWANISPELIFQELRRRTGQSGIAEKASRTSHKDSVSND; encoded by the coding sequence ATGCAAGATTTGCTTGGCTTGATTGATTGGGAGCGATATGAGCTTATCCCTACTATCGTGCAAGAGGAGCAGAGTGGGGAGATTCTAATGCTTGCTTACTCATCTAAGCAATCTTTGGAACTTACCTTGCAAACACAACTCGCACATTATTTTTCCCGCTCCAAACGTAGAATCTGGCAAAAGGGTGAGCAAAGCGGACATATACAGCATATTAAGGCAATAAAGCTTGATTGCGATAATGATAGTTTGATCTTTATTGTCCATCAAATAGGCGTAGCGTGCCACACAGGGGAGAAAAGCTGCTTTTTTAAAGCTTTTACTTGCGAGGATTCACAATCTAAGCAATCTACACTAATGCTGCAAACGTCGCATACACAGGGCATCTATCATATCCTTGATGAGCTATATCACATCATACAAGAGCGGAAATATCAAAATCCTAAAGAAAGTTATAGTGCTTCTTTGTTGAGTAAGGGTATCAATAGTATTGCTAAAAAGATTGTAGAGGAGGCTGGAGAGTTATGCTTTGCCCTTAAGGATAAGGAAGAATCTGCGATTATCTATGAATGTGCGGACTTACTCTATCATACGCTTGTAGGCTTAGCTTGGGCGAATATCTCTCCTGAGCTTATCTTCCAAGAATTACGAAGACGCACTGGTCAAAGTGGTATAGCAGAAAAGGCTTCCCGCACATCACATAAGGATAGTGTGAGTAATGATTGA